In the genome of Mycteria americana isolate JAX WOST 10 ecotype Jacksonville Zoo and Gardens chromosome 7, USCA_MyAme_1.0, whole genome shotgun sequence, one region contains:
- the SNED1 gene encoding sushi, nidogen and EGF-like domain-containing protein 1 isoform X2, with amino-acid sequence MRGLAGWAVLVALGEWLWAAGVVPLADFYPFGPTQGDAATRKQDDGGSELRPLSVPFPFFGAGHTGLYVNNNGIISFLKEVSQFTPVAFPISRDRRVVAAFWADVDNRQAGDVYYRESTEQPILERASRDITQYFPEFPGFSAQWVFIATWYRVTFFGGSSLSPVNTFQIVLITDGKLSFTIFNYESITWTTGMHASSGGDFAGLGGIAAQAGFNAGDGKRYFNIPGSRTDDIADVEMTTNVGIPGRWVFRIDDAQVQVGGCSNTTSVCLTLRPCLNGGKCIEDCITGNPSYTCSCLAGFTGKRCHVDVDECLSHPCQNGATCLNGAGSFSCRCLPGFRGTSCEAEESPCESRVCQNGGRCQAVNGTAACLCQPGYTGVDCQTEVNECESIPCLNGGHCIDLVDNYTCVCLEPFVGQRCETDSSSCEDRSCRNRQTCNYIRPGRYICTCSPGYYGNNCQYGGPRVPGACLSHPCQNAGSCLETEQGYICECQEGYAGQDCRDKLSEGCECRNGGSCLEGNVTICQCLPGFFGLLCEFEVTTTPCNMNTQCPDGGYCMEYGGSYLCVCHTDYGTNHTMPSPCDSEPCLNGGSCEVHDDSYTCECPQGFLGKHCEKAKPRLCSTGPCRNGGTCREADGEYHCTCPYRFTGKHCEIGKPDPCASGPCQNRGTCFHYIGKYKCDCPPGYTGRHCEIEVDCGVPSEVKHAQASFNSTKVGSLAEYHCELGYTLSQHNHPRVCRLPGVWSDPPECDEINECWSQPCLNGGWCKDRVAKFLCLCEPGYTGHHCESDVDECQSEPCKNGGTCRDLPGSFACYCPEGFVGTQCETEVDACESGPCRNGGECESYRGSYLCVCLEGFFGYHCETASDPCFSSPCGSRGYCLPGNGTHSCTCKVSYTGKSCEKELLPPTSLKVERVEDTGVLISWHPPEDAAARQLIDGYAVTYVSLDGSYRRTDFVDRSRSAHQLRALASGRAYNISVFSVKRNVNNKNDISRPIMLTTRTRPRPVEGFEITNVTASAITVQWALHRLKHSTVSRVRVAIRQPGDLVDRTVELNSSVAKYTFLDLQPGERYIVHVTTLSGLGMEDHPSESLAMAPFHVWTRPLPPQNLTASRITTTSVSMAWEQPPAGAVEAYIINVTTAQSVKSRYVPNGKLVTYMVRDLLPGQRYRLSVTAVQNTEQGQVHSEPIYLYVTTLQRDGAPERRWSQAGHPRVLRNRLPPAFLPELRLLADRDTAEEPSPAPRFTELVDGRGRISTRFSTVLSKSITVKTQPEAPVKLENVEVSSQGSLALKLHEAKSKSEGQNCSTNPCRNGGTCIRDAESYHCDCRLGFKGRLCELACKKVPHSCTRLYSETKSFPVWEGGTCHYLYRRVYKVHQDFCYKESCESTGSEKTTSRKPSNSHTLKKP; translated from the exons ATGCGGGGCCTGGCGGGCTGGGCcgtgctggtggccctgggcgAGTGGCTGTGGGCGGCCGGCGTGGTGCCGCTGGCGGACTTCTATCCCTTCGGGCCCACGCAGGGCGATGCCGCCACGCGGAAGCAGGACGACGGCGGCTCCGAGCTGCGGCCCCTCTCCGTCCCCTTCCCCTTCTTCGGCGCGGGGCACACCGGTCTCTAT GTGAACAACAATGGGATCATCTCATTCCTGAAGGAGGTCTCACAGTTCACGCCAGTGGCCTTCCCCATCTCCAGGGACCGGCGTGTGGTGGCTGCTTTCTGGGCAGATGTGGATAACCGGCAGGCGGGCGATGTGTATTACCGGGAGAGCACTGAACAGCCCATCTTAGAGAGAGCAAGCAGGGATATCACGCAGTATTTCCCTGAGTTCCCAGGGTTTTCTGCGCAGTGGGTCTTCATCGCCACCTGGTACCGAGTGACCTTCTTTGGGGGCAGTTCACTTTCACCA gtAAACACTTTTCAGATTGTCCTCATCACAGATGGCAAGCTCTCCTTCACCATCTTCAACTATGAGTCCATCACCTGGACCACGGGTATGCATGCCAGCAGTGGGGGGGACTTTGCTGGGCTCGGCGGCATTGCAGCGCAG GCAGGTTTTAACGCTGGTGATGGAAAGCGCTACTTCAACATCCCCGGATCCCGCACCGATGACATCGCTGACGTGGAGATGACGACAAATGTGGGTATCCCCGGGCGCTGGGTGTTCAGAATCGATGATGCCCAGGTGCAAGTGGGGGGCTGCAGCAATACAA CCTCTGTCTGCCTGACACTGCGGCCCTGCCTGAATGGGGGGAAGTGTATCGAGGACTGCATCACGGGCAACCCCTCCTAcacctgctcctgcctggctggcTTTACTGGGAAGAGGTGCCATGTTG ATGTGGACGAGTGTCTCTCCCACCCATGTCAGAACGGAGCCACCTGCCTCAATGGTGCTGGCAGCTTCAGCTGCAGGTGCCTGCCGGGCTTCAGAGGCACCAGCTGCGAGGCCG AAGAGTCGCCATGTGAGAGTAGAGTGTGCCAGAACGGCGGGAGGTGCCAGGCAGTGAATGGGACAGCAGCATGCTTGTGCCAGCCAGGGTACACAGGGGTGGACTGCCAGACAG AGGTGAATGAGTGCGAGTCCATCCCGTGCCTGAATGGTGGGCACTGCATCGACCTGGTCGATAACTACACCTGTGTGTGCCTGGAGCCCTTCGTGGGACAGCGCTGTGAGAcag ACTCATCTTCCTGCGAGGACCGGAGCTGCCGGAACCGGCAGACGTGCAACTACATCCGCCCTGGCCGCTACATCTGCACCTGCTCCCCGGGTTATTATGGCAACAACTGCCAGTATG gCGGGCCCCGTGTGCCTGGTGCCTGCCTCTCCCACCCATGCCAGAAtgcgggcagctgcctggagaCAGAGCAGGGCTACATCTGCGAATGCCAGGAGGGCTACGCTGGGCAGGACTGTCGAGACA AGCTCTCAGAGGGCTGCGAGTGTCGCAACGGGGGCAGTTGTCTGGAGGGGAACGTCACCATCTGCCAGTGCCTGCCTGGGTTTTTTGGTCTCCTCTGTGAATTTG AAGTCACCACCACACCGTGCAACATGAACACCCAGTGCCCGGATGGCGGGTACTGCATGGAGTATGGCGGGAGCTATCTGTGCGTCTGCCACACTGACTACGGCACCAACCACA CAATGCCATCCCCCTGTGACTCGGAGCCCTGCCTGAATGGGGGGTCCTGCGAGGTTCATGACGACTCGTATACCTGCGAGTGTCCTCAAGGCTTCCTTGGCAAGCACTGTGAGAAAG CTAAGCCACGGCTCTGCAGCACAGGGCCCTGTCGCAACGGGGGCACCTGCAGGGAGGCGGATGGCGAGTACCACTGCACCTGCCCCTACCGCTTCACTGGCAAGCACTGCGAGATCG gTAAGCCAGACCCTTGCGCCTCGGGGCCCTGCCAGAACAGGGGCACCTGCTTCCACTACATCGGCAAGTACAAGTGCGACTGTCCCCCAGGCTACACTGGCCGGCACTGTGAAATTG AGGTTGACTGCGGTGTCCCCAGTGAGGTGAAGCATGCCCAGGCCTCTTTCAACTCCACCAAGGTGGGCTCGCTGGCTGAATACCACTGTGAGCTGGGCTACACCCTCAGTCAGCACAACCACCCCCGTGTCTGCCGCTTGCCAGGTGTCTGGAGTGATCCCCCCGAGTGTGATG AGATCAATGAGTGctggtcccagccctgcctgaaTGGTGGCTGGTGCAAGGACCGTGTCGCCAAGTTCCTGTGCCTGTGTGAGCCGGGTTACACTGGCCACCACTGCGAGTCGG ATGTCGACGAGTGCCAGTCAGAGCCCTGTAAGAACGGCGGAACCTGCCGGGACCTCCCTGGGTCCTTTGCTTGCTACTGTCCTGAGGGCTTTGTGGGGACCCAGTGCGAGACAG aAGTGGATGCCTGTGAGTCAGGCCCTTGCCGAAATGGAGGGGAATGCGAGAGCTACAGGGGCTCCTACCTCTGCGTGTGCCTGGAGGGTTTCTTCGGCTACCACTGTGAGACAG CCAGCGACCCCTGCTTCTCCAGCCCCTGCGGGAGCAGAGGCTACTGCCTGCCTGGCAATGGCACCCACAGCTGCACCTGCAAAGTCAGCTACACAGGCAAGAGCTGCGAAAAAG AATTGCTGCCACCAACCTCATTAAAGGTGGAAAGGGTGGAGGACACTGGTGTGTTGATTTCTTGGCACCCACCTGAGGACGCAGCCGCCAGGCAACTCATTGACGGCTACGCCGTGACGTACGTATCCCTCGACGGCTCTTACCGCAGGACAGATTTTGTGGACCGAAGTCGTTCTGCCCACCAATTGCGGGCACTAGCCTCCGGCAGAGCCTAcaatatttctgtcttttcagtcAAACGCAACGTGAACAACAAGAATGATATCAGCAGGCCCATCATGCTCACCACGCGCACTA GACCGCGTCCGGTGGAAGGCTTTGAGATCACGAATGTGACGGCCAGTGCCATCACGGTGCAATGGGCTCTCCACCGGCTCAAGCACTCCACCGTTAGTAGGGTGCGTGTTGCCATCCGCCAGCCGGGTGACCTGGTAGACCGCACTGTGGAGCTGAACAGCAGCGTGGCCAAGTATACCTTCTT ggacctgcagccaggagagaggtACATTGTCCATGTCACAACGCTGAGCGGCCTGGGGATGGAAGACCACCCCTCAGAGAGTCTGGCCATGGCCCCCTTCCACGTATGGACAA ggcctctccccccccaaaacctcaccGCCTCCCGCATCACCACTACTTCTGTGTCCATGGCGTGGGAGCAGCCACCTGCTGGTGCTGTGGAGGCGTACATCATCAATGTCACCACTGCTCAGAGCGTGAAGAGCCGCTATGTGCCCAATGGGAAGCTTGTGACCTACATGGTGCGGGACCTGCTCCCTGGGCAGCGGTACCGCCTGTCCGTGACGGCTGTGCAGAACACAGAGCAAGGTCAAGTGCACAGTGAGCCCATCTACCTCTACGTCACCACCT TGCAGAGGGATGGGGCTCCAGAGAGACGGTGGAGCCAAGCTGGACACCCCCGGGTCTTGCGCAACAGGCTGCCCCCAGCTTTCCTGCCTGAACTCCGCTTGCTAGCAGATCGTGACACAGCTGAGGAGCCCTCGCCAGCCCCCAG GTTCACTGAGCTGGTCGATGGCAGAGGGAGGATCAGCACCAGGTTCAGCACTGTGTTAAGCAAATCCATCACTGTGAAGACAC AGCCGGAGGCTCCAGTGAAGCTGGAGAACGTGGAGGTGTCCAGCCAGGGCAGTCTGGCACTGAAGCTGCATGAGGCAAAGAGCAAGA GTGAGGGGCAGAACTGCTCCACGAACCCCTGCAGGAATGGAGGCACCTGCATCAGAGATGCCGAGTCCTACCACTGTGACTGCCGCCTGGGCTTCAAGGGCCGGCTCTGTGAGCTGG CCTGCAAGAAGGTGCCACACTCGTGCACGCGGCTGTACTCGGAAACCAAGTCATTCCCTGTGTGGGAAGGAGGTACCTGCCACTACCT GTACAGGAGAGTCTACAAGGTACACCAGGACTTCTGCTACAAGGAGAGCTGCGAGAGCACCGGTTCTGAGAAGACAACCAGCAG aaaaCCAAGCAACAGTCACACACTGAAGAAGCCATAG
- the SNED1 gene encoding sushi, nidogen and EGF-like domain-containing protein 1 isoform X1, with the protein MRGLAGWAVLVALGEWLWAAGVVPLADFYPFGPTQGDAATRKQDDGGSELRPLSVPFPFFGAGHTGLYVNNNGIISFLKEVSQFTPVAFPISRDRRVVAAFWADVDNRQAGDVYYRESTEQPILERASRDITQYFPEFPGFSAQWVFIATWYRVTFFGGSSLSPVNTFQIVLITDGKLSFTIFNYESITWTTGMHASSGGDFAGLGGIAAQAGFNAGDGKRYFNIPGSRTDDIADVEMTTNVGIPGRWVFRIDDAQVQVGGCSNTTSVCLTLRPCLNGGKCIEDCITGNPSYTCSCLAGFTGKRCHVDVDECLSHPCQNGATCLNGAGSFSCRCLPGFRGTSCEAEESPCESRVCQNGGRCQAVNGTAACLCQPGYTGVDCQTEVNECESIPCLNGGHCIDLVDNYTCVCLEPFVGQRCETDSSSCEDRSCRNRQTCNYIRPGRYICTCSPGYYGNNCQYGGPRVPGACLSHPCQNAGSCLETEQGYICECQEGYAGQDCRDKLSEGCECRNGGSCLEGNVTICQCLPGFFGLLCEFEVTTTPCNMNTQCPDGGYCMEYGGSYLCVCHTDYGTNHTMPSPCDSEPCLNGGSCEVHDDSYTCECPQGFLGKHCEKAKPRLCSTGPCRNGGTCREADGEYHCTCPYRFTGKHCEIGKPDPCASGPCQNRGTCFHYIGKYKCDCPPGYTGRHCEIEVDCGVPSEVKHAQASFNSTKVGSLAEYHCELGYTLSQHNHPRVCRLPGVWSDPPECDEINECWSQPCLNGGWCKDRVAKFLCLCEPGYTGHHCESDVDECQSEPCKNGGTCRDLPGSFACYCPEGFVGTQCETEVDACESGPCRNGGECESYRGSYLCVCLEGFFGYHCETASDPCFSSPCGSRGYCLPGNGTHSCTCKVSYTGKSCEKELLPPTSLKVERVEDTGVLISWHPPEDAAARQLIDGYAVTYVSLDGSYRRTDFVDRSRSAHQLRALASGRAYNISVFSVKRNVNNKNDISRPIMLTTRTRPRPVEGFEITNVTASAITVQWALHRLKHSTVSRVRVAIRQPGDLVDRTVELNSSVAKYTFLDLQPGERYIVHVTTLSGLGMEDHPSESLAMAPFHVWTRPLPPQNLTASRITTTSVSMAWEQPPAGAVEAYIINVTTAQSVKSRYVPNGKLVTYMVRDLLPGQRYRLSVTAVQNTEQGQVHSEPIYLYVTTLQRDGAPERRWSQAGHPRVLRNRLPPAFLPELRLLADRDTAEEPSPAPRFTELVDGRGRISTRFSTVLSKSITVKTQPEAPVKLENVEVSSQGSLALKLHEAKSKSEGQNCSTNPCRNGGTCIRDAESYHCDCRLGFKGRLCELAACKKVPHSCTRLYSETKSFPVWEGGTCHYLYRRVYKVHQDFCYKESCESTGSEKTTSRKPSNSHTLKKP; encoded by the exons ATGCGGGGCCTGGCGGGCTGGGCcgtgctggtggccctgggcgAGTGGCTGTGGGCGGCCGGCGTGGTGCCGCTGGCGGACTTCTATCCCTTCGGGCCCACGCAGGGCGATGCCGCCACGCGGAAGCAGGACGACGGCGGCTCCGAGCTGCGGCCCCTCTCCGTCCCCTTCCCCTTCTTCGGCGCGGGGCACACCGGTCTCTAT GTGAACAACAATGGGATCATCTCATTCCTGAAGGAGGTCTCACAGTTCACGCCAGTGGCCTTCCCCATCTCCAGGGACCGGCGTGTGGTGGCTGCTTTCTGGGCAGATGTGGATAACCGGCAGGCGGGCGATGTGTATTACCGGGAGAGCACTGAACAGCCCATCTTAGAGAGAGCAAGCAGGGATATCACGCAGTATTTCCCTGAGTTCCCAGGGTTTTCTGCGCAGTGGGTCTTCATCGCCACCTGGTACCGAGTGACCTTCTTTGGGGGCAGTTCACTTTCACCA gtAAACACTTTTCAGATTGTCCTCATCACAGATGGCAAGCTCTCCTTCACCATCTTCAACTATGAGTCCATCACCTGGACCACGGGTATGCATGCCAGCAGTGGGGGGGACTTTGCTGGGCTCGGCGGCATTGCAGCGCAG GCAGGTTTTAACGCTGGTGATGGAAAGCGCTACTTCAACATCCCCGGATCCCGCACCGATGACATCGCTGACGTGGAGATGACGACAAATGTGGGTATCCCCGGGCGCTGGGTGTTCAGAATCGATGATGCCCAGGTGCAAGTGGGGGGCTGCAGCAATACAA CCTCTGTCTGCCTGACACTGCGGCCCTGCCTGAATGGGGGGAAGTGTATCGAGGACTGCATCACGGGCAACCCCTCCTAcacctgctcctgcctggctggcTTTACTGGGAAGAGGTGCCATGTTG ATGTGGACGAGTGTCTCTCCCACCCATGTCAGAACGGAGCCACCTGCCTCAATGGTGCTGGCAGCTTCAGCTGCAGGTGCCTGCCGGGCTTCAGAGGCACCAGCTGCGAGGCCG AAGAGTCGCCATGTGAGAGTAGAGTGTGCCAGAACGGCGGGAGGTGCCAGGCAGTGAATGGGACAGCAGCATGCTTGTGCCAGCCAGGGTACACAGGGGTGGACTGCCAGACAG AGGTGAATGAGTGCGAGTCCATCCCGTGCCTGAATGGTGGGCACTGCATCGACCTGGTCGATAACTACACCTGTGTGTGCCTGGAGCCCTTCGTGGGACAGCGCTGTGAGAcag ACTCATCTTCCTGCGAGGACCGGAGCTGCCGGAACCGGCAGACGTGCAACTACATCCGCCCTGGCCGCTACATCTGCACCTGCTCCCCGGGTTATTATGGCAACAACTGCCAGTATG gCGGGCCCCGTGTGCCTGGTGCCTGCCTCTCCCACCCATGCCAGAAtgcgggcagctgcctggagaCAGAGCAGGGCTACATCTGCGAATGCCAGGAGGGCTACGCTGGGCAGGACTGTCGAGACA AGCTCTCAGAGGGCTGCGAGTGTCGCAACGGGGGCAGTTGTCTGGAGGGGAACGTCACCATCTGCCAGTGCCTGCCTGGGTTTTTTGGTCTCCTCTGTGAATTTG AAGTCACCACCACACCGTGCAACATGAACACCCAGTGCCCGGATGGCGGGTACTGCATGGAGTATGGCGGGAGCTATCTGTGCGTCTGCCACACTGACTACGGCACCAACCACA CAATGCCATCCCCCTGTGACTCGGAGCCCTGCCTGAATGGGGGGTCCTGCGAGGTTCATGACGACTCGTATACCTGCGAGTGTCCTCAAGGCTTCCTTGGCAAGCACTGTGAGAAAG CTAAGCCACGGCTCTGCAGCACAGGGCCCTGTCGCAACGGGGGCACCTGCAGGGAGGCGGATGGCGAGTACCACTGCACCTGCCCCTACCGCTTCACTGGCAAGCACTGCGAGATCG gTAAGCCAGACCCTTGCGCCTCGGGGCCCTGCCAGAACAGGGGCACCTGCTTCCACTACATCGGCAAGTACAAGTGCGACTGTCCCCCAGGCTACACTGGCCGGCACTGTGAAATTG AGGTTGACTGCGGTGTCCCCAGTGAGGTGAAGCATGCCCAGGCCTCTTTCAACTCCACCAAGGTGGGCTCGCTGGCTGAATACCACTGTGAGCTGGGCTACACCCTCAGTCAGCACAACCACCCCCGTGTCTGCCGCTTGCCAGGTGTCTGGAGTGATCCCCCCGAGTGTGATG AGATCAATGAGTGctggtcccagccctgcctgaaTGGTGGCTGGTGCAAGGACCGTGTCGCCAAGTTCCTGTGCCTGTGTGAGCCGGGTTACACTGGCCACCACTGCGAGTCGG ATGTCGACGAGTGCCAGTCAGAGCCCTGTAAGAACGGCGGAACCTGCCGGGACCTCCCTGGGTCCTTTGCTTGCTACTGTCCTGAGGGCTTTGTGGGGACCCAGTGCGAGACAG aAGTGGATGCCTGTGAGTCAGGCCCTTGCCGAAATGGAGGGGAATGCGAGAGCTACAGGGGCTCCTACCTCTGCGTGTGCCTGGAGGGTTTCTTCGGCTACCACTGTGAGACAG CCAGCGACCCCTGCTTCTCCAGCCCCTGCGGGAGCAGAGGCTACTGCCTGCCTGGCAATGGCACCCACAGCTGCACCTGCAAAGTCAGCTACACAGGCAAGAGCTGCGAAAAAG AATTGCTGCCACCAACCTCATTAAAGGTGGAAAGGGTGGAGGACACTGGTGTGTTGATTTCTTGGCACCCACCTGAGGACGCAGCCGCCAGGCAACTCATTGACGGCTACGCCGTGACGTACGTATCCCTCGACGGCTCTTACCGCAGGACAGATTTTGTGGACCGAAGTCGTTCTGCCCACCAATTGCGGGCACTAGCCTCCGGCAGAGCCTAcaatatttctgtcttttcagtcAAACGCAACGTGAACAACAAGAATGATATCAGCAGGCCCATCATGCTCACCACGCGCACTA GACCGCGTCCGGTGGAAGGCTTTGAGATCACGAATGTGACGGCCAGTGCCATCACGGTGCAATGGGCTCTCCACCGGCTCAAGCACTCCACCGTTAGTAGGGTGCGTGTTGCCATCCGCCAGCCGGGTGACCTGGTAGACCGCACTGTGGAGCTGAACAGCAGCGTGGCCAAGTATACCTTCTT ggacctgcagccaggagagaggtACATTGTCCATGTCACAACGCTGAGCGGCCTGGGGATGGAAGACCACCCCTCAGAGAGTCTGGCCATGGCCCCCTTCCACGTATGGACAA ggcctctccccccccaaaacctcaccGCCTCCCGCATCACCACTACTTCTGTGTCCATGGCGTGGGAGCAGCCACCTGCTGGTGCTGTGGAGGCGTACATCATCAATGTCACCACTGCTCAGAGCGTGAAGAGCCGCTATGTGCCCAATGGGAAGCTTGTGACCTACATGGTGCGGGACCTGCTCCCTGGGCAGCGGTACCGCCTGTCCGTGACGGCTGTGCAGAACACAGAGCAAGGTCAAGTGCACAGTGAGCCCATCTACCTCTACGTCACCACCT TGCAGAGGGATGGGGCTCCAGAGAGACGGTGGAGCCAAGCTGGACACCCCCGGGTCTTGCGCAACAGGCTGCCCCCAGCTTTCCTGCCTGAACTCCGCTTGCTAGCAGATCGTGACACAGCTGAGGAGCCCTCGCCAGCCCCCAG GTTCACTGAGCTGGTCGATGGCAGAGGGAGGATCAGCACCAGGTTCAGCACTGTGTTAAGCAAATCCATCACTGTGAAGACAC AGCCGGAGGCTCCAGTGAAGCTGGAGAACGTGGAGGTGTCCAGCCAGGGCAGTCTGGCACTGAAGCTGCATGAGGCAAAGAGCAAGA GTGAGGGGCAGAACTGCTCCACGAACCCCTGCAGGAATGGAGGCACCTGCATCAGAGATGCCGAGTCCTACCACTGTGACTGCCGCCTGGGCTTCAAGGGCCGGCTCTGTGAGCTGG CAGCCTGCAAGAAGGTGCCACACTCGTGCACGCGGCTGTACTCGGAAACCAAGTCATTCCCTGTGTGGGAAGGAGGTACCTGCCACTACCT GTACAGGAGAGTCTACAAGGTACACCAGGACTTCTGCTACAAGGAGAGCTGCGAGAGCACCGGTTCTGAGAAGACAACCAGCAG aaaaCCAAGCAACAGTCACACACTGAAGAAGCCATAG